Proteins from a genomic interval of Pseudomonas paeninsulae:
- a CDS encoding Y-family DNA polymerase, giving the protein MAEPAIALIDCNSFYASCERVFRPDLLRTPIVVLSNNDGCVIARSADAKPFVKMGEPYFQIKHKLRQHGIVAFSSNYALYGDISERVMTVIEGMVPALEVYSIDEAFADISGMPGSLEQLGRQIRAQVLQFTGIPTGVGIAPTKTLAKLANHAAKQWQRQTGGVVDIRDPARRDRLLKRMDVSEVWGIGRKMTAHLAGINIRTAWDLAQADTWMLRKNFSVLIEKAARELRGTPCLELEEGAPSKQEICCSRMFGKRLHELPPIREAVATYAARACEKLRAQQSVCKQVRVSIRTGMFNPQEAKYAKGVLCELPYPTDDTRLIIRAALAGLERVYRSGFAYSKAEVLLLGLCQRNQCSGDLFAAVQSSEASQVMDVLDQINSKWGRGTIRPGRVQLAPDWGMRREMMSQSYTTRLDQLWRVGAR; this is encoded by the coding sequence ATGGCTGAGCCAGCCATCGCATTGATCGACTGCAACAGCTTCTACGCCAGCTGCGAGCGAGTGTTTCGCCCAGACCTGCTGCGCACGCCTATCGTGGTGCTGTCCAACAACGACGGCTGCGTGATCGCCCGCTCGGCCGATGCCAAGCCCTTCGTGAAGATGGGCGAGCCGTACTTCCAGATTAAGCACAAACTCCGCCAGCACGGCATCGTGGCGTTCAGCAGCAACTATGCGTTGTACGGCGACATCAGCGAGCGGGTGATGACGGTGATCGAGGGCATGGTGCCGGCGCTGGAGGTGTACAGCATCGATGAGGCCTTCGCCGATATCAGCGGCATGCCCGGCTCGCTCGAACAGCTTGGTCGGCAGATCCGTGCCCAGGTGCTGCAGTTCACCGGCATCCCGACCGGGGTGGGCATAGCCCCGACCAAGACCCTGGCCAAGTTGGCCAACCATGCCGCCAAACAATGGCAACGCCAGACCGGTGGCGTGGTGGATATCCGCGACCCGGCTCGCCGTGACCGGCTGTTAAAACGCATGGACGTGAGCGAGGTGTGGGGCATCGGCCGCAAGATGACCGCGCACCTGGCCGGTATCAATATCCGCACTGCCTGGGATCTGGCCCAAGCCGATACCTGGATGCTACGCAAGAACTTCAGCGTGTTGATCGAGAAAGCCGCCAGGGAGCTACGTGGCACGCCTTGCCTGGAGTTGGAGGAGGGGGCGCCATCCAAGCAGGAGATCTGCTGCAGCCGCATGTTCGGTAAACGCTTGCACGAACTGCCGCCGATCCGCGAGGCGGTGGCCACCTATGCGGCGAGGGCCTGCGAGAAGCTCCGCGCCCAGCAGTCGGTATGCAAACAAGTCCGCGTAAGCATTCGCACCGGGATGTTCAACCCGCAAGAGGCCAAGTACGCCAAGGGTGTGCTGTGCGAACTGCCATACCCCACCGACGATACCCGACTGATCATCAGGGCTGCTTTGGCGGGTTTGGAGCGCGTTTATCGCAGTGGTTTCGCCTACAGCAAAGCCGAGGTGCTGCTGCTTGGTCTATGTCAGCGCAACCAATGCAGCGGTGACCTGTTCGCAGCAGTGCAGTCGAGCGAGGCCAGCCAGGTGATGGACGTGCTTGATCAGATCAATAGCAAATGGGGCAGGGGAACCATCCGCCCGGGGCGCGTGCAACTGGCCCCAGACTGGGGGATGCGGCGGGAGATGATGAGCCAAAGCTATACCACGAGATTGGATCAGTTGTGGCGGGTAGGGGCGCGTTAG
- a CDS encoding LexA family protein, with amino-acid sequence MSCTILGPVGSSHIELPFFSSRVPAGFPSPAQDHLEQKLSLDELLEIDAPHTYLVRADGESMTGAGIFDGDVLVVSRALRANSGDIVIAAINGDTFVKRLTMDGKLIVLRSENPTFAPRFIMEGDELIIWGVVTASLRRHRCHG; translated from the coding sequence ATGTCCTGCACGATTCTCGGCCCTGTGGGCAGCTCCCATATTGAGCTGCCATTTTTTTCCTCTCGCGTCCCTGCTGGCTTCCCCAGTCCGGCGCAGGACCACCTGGAGCAAAAGCTCTCCCTGGATGAGTTGCTGGAAATAGATGCGCCGCATACATACCTGGTGCGCGCCGATGGCGAGAGCATGACCGGCGCCGGCATTTTCGATGGCGATGTGTTGGTGGTCAGTCGTGCACTACGAGCGAACAGTGGCGATATCGTCATCGCCGCGATCAACGGGGACACCTTCGTCAAGCGCCTGACCATGGACGGCAAGTTGATCGTGTTGCGCTCGGAGAACCCCACGTTCGCCCCACGCTTCATCATGGAGGGTGACGAGCTGATTATCTGGGGCGTGGTCACGGCCAGCCTCCGCCGGCACCGCTGCCATGGCTGA
- a CDS encoding SOS response-associated peptidase family protein: MCGRFAQYQGMADYLRELNSEQEVISGYDNLPIERYNVAPQTNVQLLHAEGGGLTIAAVRWGWAPHWAKKGKMPPPINARVETVASGKFFKQIWPHRALVAADGWYEWLKDETDPKRKQPYFIRLRGGGPMFFAAIGQLPHGGSEVHEDDGFVIITTDAQGGMLDIHDRRPVVLPADLAREWIDPNTTPRRAEQIVQERGLQSEEFEWYQVSKAVGNVKNTGAALIVPLDSRKSPDRP, encoded by the coding sequence ATGTGCGGACGATTTGCGCAGTATCAGGGGATGGCGGATTACCTGCGCGAGCTGAACAGCGAGCAGGAGGTAATCAGCGGCTACGACAACCTGCCGATCGAGCGCTACAACGTGGCGCCACAGACCAACGTGCAGCTGCTACACGCGGAGGGAGGCGGCCTGACGATTGCCGCGGTGCGATGGGGTTGGGCACCGCACTGGGCGAAGAAGGGGAAGATGCCGCCGCCGATCAACGCCCGTGTCGAGACCGTGGCGAGCGGCAAGTTCTTCAAGCAGATATGGCCGCACCGCGCGCTGGTCGCCGCTGATGGCTGGTACGAATGGTTGAAAGACGAGACCGATCCGAAGCGCAAGCAGCCCTACTTCATCCGCCTACGCGGTGGCGGGCCGATGTTCTTCGCCGCTATCGGCCAACTCCCACACGGCGGCAGCGAGGTTCACGAGGACGATGGGTTCGTGATCATCACTACCGACGCCCAGGGCGGCATGCTGGACATCCATGATCGCCGACCCGTGGTGCTACCAGCGGATTTGGCCCGAGAGTGGATAGACCCGAACACAACTCCGCGGCGGGCCGAACAGATCGTGCAGGAGCGGGGCCTTCAGTCCGAGGAGTTCGAGTGGTATCAGGTCAGCAAGGCGGTGGGTAACGTCAAAAACACTGGAGCAGCGCTGATTGTCCCCCTTGATTCCAGGAAATCACCCGACCGGCCCTGA
- a CDS encoding DUF932 domain-containing protein produces MAHLIEQMAYVGATPWHGLGNQLTQKQPIEVWQREAGMNWQIQESPVHFKADAIGHLGSIHSFPEQKVLFRSDTKAPLSVVSNRYHTVQPREVLEFYRDLTEVSGYELETAGVLKGGRKFWALARTGQATALKGNDQVNGYLLLATSCDGTLATTATPTTVRVVCNNTLTIALDGTTRAIKVPHNTRFDPKAVKKQLGIAVSQWDEFMYRMRNLAERKVQWHEAMGYFMNVLCEVSPNSQLPEVLPNERALRKVQALYEGRGRGSQLESAQGTAWGLLNAVTEYVDHERRARSNEYRMDSAWFGQGAQIKQRALDAALQLAA; encoded by the coding sequence ATGGCCCATCTCATCGAACAAATGGCTTACGTTGGTGCTACGCCGTGGCACGGCCTCGGCAATCAGCTCACTCAGAAACAGCCTATCGAGGTCTGGCAACGCGAAGCCGGCATGAACTGGCAGATCCAGGAAAGCCCTGTGCACTTCAAAGCCGACGCCATCGGTCATCTGGGCAGCATCCACTCCTTCCCTGAGCAAAAGGTTCTGTTCCGCTCAGACACCAAGGCGCCGCTGTCGGTGGTCTCCAACCGCTACCACACCGTGCAGCCACGTGAGGTGCTGGAGTTCTATCGGGATCTGACGGAGGTCTCTGGCTACGAGCTGGAAACAGCTGGCGTACTCAAGGGCGGTCGCAAGTTCTGGGCGCTGGCCCGTACCGGACAGGCAACCGCATTGAAGGGCAATGACCAGGTCAACGGTTACCTGCTGCTGGCCACTTCTTGCGACGGCACTCTGGCTACGACAGCAACGCCGACCACCGTTCGCGTGGTGTGCAACAACACGCTGACCATCGCCCTGGATGGCACCACCCGTGCGATCAAGGTGCCGCACAACACCCGCTTCGATCCCAAGGCCGTGAAGAAGCAATTGGGTATCGCCGTCTCGCAATGGGACGAGTTCATGTACCGCATGCGCAACCTGGCTGAACGCAAGGTGCAGTGGCATGAAGCCATGGGCTACTTCATGAACGTGCTGTGCGAGGTCAGCCCGAACAGCCAGTTGCCTGAGGTGCTGCCCAACGAACGGGCGCTGCGCAAGGTGCAGGCGCTCTATGAAGGCCGCGGCCGTGGCAGTCAGCTGGAGTCAGCGCAAGGCACTGCATGGGGTTTGCTCAATGCAGTCACCGAGTACGTCGATCACGAACGCCGTGCGCGCAGTAACGAGTACCGCATGGACTCGGCCTGGTTCGGCCAAGGCGCACAGATCAAGCAACGCGCCCTGGATGCGGCCCTGCAACTCGCCGCCTAA
- a CDS encoding YqaJ viral recombinase family nuclease, with protein MKAKNLNSTTVKPRPALRLVNTKELPREDWLAVRKQGIGSSDAAAAVGLNPYKSQLELWLEKTGRDATLPKLDPHDEESPAYWGNVLEPIVAWHYSKRTSNRVRRINAVLQHPDPELPWMLANIDREVIGADDVQILECKTAGINGARLWKEGVPEYVQLQVMHQLAVTGKQAADVAVLLGGQILEIHRIERDERMIARLIELERKFWEYVETDTPPAADGSASAEAALRCLYPEDNGQVMDFSSNPALSIAYVELKSVRLNIAQQEKRESQLKQTLQQAMGEATRAEFSSGYISWKKAKDSVGLDVDRMLKDKPYLQARYSKIKEGSRRFLIA; from the coding sequence ATGAAAGCCAAAAACCTGAATAGCACCACCGTCAAACCTCGCCCTGCCCTGCGCCTGGTCAACACCAAAGAACTGCCGCGTGAAGACTGGCTGGCCGTGCGCAAGCAAGGCATCGGCAGTTCAGACGCAGCGGCGGCTGTCGGGCTCAACCCCTACAAGTCGCAGCTTGAACTCTGGCTGGAGAAAACCGGCCGCGACGCCACCCTGCCGAAGCTAGACCCGCACGATGAGGAAAGCCCTGCGTACTGGGGCAATGTCCTCGAACCCATTGTTGCCTGGCATTACAGCAAACGCACCAGCAACCGCGTACGGCGCATCAACGCCGTGCTGCAGCACCCTGATCCCGAGTTGCCCTGGATGCTCGCCAACATCGACCGGGAGGTGATCGGTGCGGACGACGTACAGATCCTCGAATGCAAGACGGCCGGCATAAACGGGGCACGCCTCTGGAAAGAAGGCGTGCCCGAGTATGTGCAATTGCAGGTCATGCACCAGCTGGCCGTGACCGGTAAGCAAGCCGCCGACGTGGCTGTTCTGTTGGGCGGTCAGATCCTGGAGATCCATCGCATCGAACGGGACGAGCGGATGATCGCCCGCCTGATCGAGCTGGAGCGCAAGTTCTGGGAGTACGTCGAGACCGACACCCCACCAGCGGCTGATGGTTCTGCGTCAGCAGAGGCGGCCCTGCGTTGCCTCTATCCCGAGGACAACGGCCAAGTGATGGACTTCAGCTCGAATCCTGCTCTGTCGATTGCCTACGTGGAACTAAAATCAGTACGCCTGAACATTGCCCAGCAGGAAAAGCGCGAATCCCAACTCAAGCAAACCCTGCAGCAAGCCATGGGCGAAGCCACCCGTGCGGAGTTCTCCAGCGGCTACATCAGCTGGAAGAAAGCCAAGGACAGCGTCGGACTGGATGTCGACCGGATGCTCAAGGACAAGCCCTACCTGCAGGCTCGCTACAGCAAGATCAAAGAAGGCAGTCGCCGCTTCCTGATCGCTTGA
- a CDS encoding recombination directionality factor has translation MLKGLAITPPVLGRISIGKVVEKNGKRLPEKDDQFTITSQVQGRDGWLLHPLNDELRQTQEDKLRSIPIRFLFNEPDLNFRADYTLFDRNTGRPVCVGNGETCKRQGEDGVKSMPCPSPDACPLAKGGACKPYGRLNVVIGDDDPLGSFVFRTTGFNSIRTLSARLQYFQALSGNRLACLPLEMRLRGKSTRQSHGTPIFYVDITVRGGLSLEAALLDAQKTDEARRNAGFDQEALDRAARQGFNNGAFEDSEEDTSAIVEEFFSAPGEEIRNAESVIKPSRTSQPSLAEKLESKALQGSSGQPGRPH, from the coding sequence ATGCTCAAAGGTCTGGCTATCACCCCGCCTGTGCTCGGGCGCATTTCCATCGGCAAGGTCGTCGAGAAGAACGGCAAGCGCCTACCGGAGAAGGACGATCAATTCACCATCACCTCGCAGGTACAAGGCCGGGACGGCTGGCTACTGCATCCACTGAACGACGAGCTGCGCCAGACGCAGGAAGACAAGCTGCGCAGCATCCCGATTCGATTTCTGTTCAATGAGCCGGATCTCAACTTCCGCGCCGATTACACCTTGTTCGATCGCAACACGGGTCGACCGGTGTGCGTCGGCAACGGCGAGACCTGTAAGCGCCAGGGTGAGGATGGCGTCAAGTCCATGCCCTGCCCCTCGCCGGATGCCTGCCCGTTGGCCAAGGGCGGTGCTTGCAAGCCTTACGGGCGACTGAATGTGGTGATCGGCGACGATGATCCACTCGGCAGCTTCGTATTTCGCACCACCGGCTTCAACAGCATCCGCACCCTGTCGGCACGCCTGCAGTACTTCCAGGCCCTCTCCGGTAATCGGCTGGCTTGTTTACCGCTGGAGATGCGTCTGCGCGGAAAGTCCACCCGACAAAGCCACGGCACGCCGATTTTCTACGTCGACATCACGGTGCGAGGAGGCCTTTCGCTAGAGGCTGCGCTGTTGGACGCACAGAAAACCGATGAGGCCCGTCGCAACGCGGGGTTCGATCAAGAAGCACTGGATCGTGCCGCACGACAGGGCTTCAACAACGGGGCATTCGAAGACAGCGAAGAAGATACCAGCGCCATCGTTGAAGAGTTCTTCTCCGCTCCTGGAGAGGAGATCCGTAACGCGGAATCCGTCATCAAGCCTTCACGTACATCCCAACCCTCACTGGCGGAAAAGCTGGAATCCAAAGCCCTCCAAGGTAGCAGCGGGCAACCTGGCCGCCCCCACTAA
- the radC gene encoding RadC family protein, protein MRYHKLRAGEATGTYVMESPVTEADILRMAQQFASKRLAKGRLLADPQHVFSHLQTLLQHYEHEVFALLLLDTKHRVIGFRELFRGTLDGASVYPREVVKIALEHNAAAVILVHNHPSGDPEPSNADRHLTTTLKDALNMVGTRTLDHIVVGSEGCVSLAERGYL, encoded by the coding sequence ATGAGATATCACAAGCTCAGGGCCGGTGAAGCGACCGGCACCTATGTCATGGAATCACCGGTTACCGAAGCGGACATCCTTCGCATGGCCCAGCAGTTCGCCAGCAAGCGGTTGGCCAAAGGCAGACTGCTGGCCGATCCACAACACGTATTCAGCCACTTGCAAACACTGCTGCAGCACTATGAACACGAAGTCTTTGCTCTGCTATTGCTCGATACCAAACATAGGGTAATCGGCTTTCGAGAATTGTTCCGGGGCACCTTGGACGGCGCCAGCGTGTATCCACGGGAGGTCGTCAAAATCGCCCTGGAACACAACGCAGCAGCAGTGATCCTGGTCCACAACCATCCCTCTGGTGATCCAGAGCCCAGTAACGCTGACCGTCACCTGACCACGACACTCAAGGACGCACTCAACATGGTCGGCACCAGGACACTGGATCACATCGTCGTCGGCAGCGAAGGCTGCGTATCATTGGCTGAACGTGGCTATCTGTAG
- a CDS encoding AAA family ATPase, with protein sequence MNFEVKLEEHFLAGAPAIYIQSAEEARVDRLLIRLQGELGLKRIHEWNLGHGWVDFDNKRPLANPESGKTELEHALLALLDADLEQSLIVIKGARLALEHNTLAIARLKQLLNLIERHHAGECSVILVSEAVCIPASIEAQVTLLSLPLPNREEIKVLLAQAEACGQLAVPNTLNDLAVSGLSGLTASEIGQLLRMMGRQTATLDENMLKTILHEKEQIIAKSGVLEMVPSVVELGDIGGLENLKHWLEQRATIIRRLDEATQRGVKAPKGVLIAGMPGCGKSLTAKVAASLFQLPLLRLDIGSLLGKYVGESEHNMRRALSMAETVSPCILWVDELEKAFVGMGGGNASEVTARLLGYFLTWMQEKTGAVFVIATANDISALPPELLRKGRFDEIFYVGFPNAVERESILKIHLGKSRQAVKGLKMGELVKLCRDYCGADIENAVNEALANAFIGDSALTQELLEDAIQSTIPLRETLRDQVGKYEELFEKLKLRPASEYQGLSVAQMIKMAADPNQVKREEVASNPDCPDDQLEKLAMDPQRRVIKAVYENVRCPERLLSIRINIPENSPQYDLELLELACLNSNAPEDLLIRQINDGTLAKDLRTKLASRAEGMALQQTLVADSEVVVRRTLSTKKDLSEVLQTTLANDKDVVVRQNLARNRKISGCVAEQLVEDKYAEVRAALACNPILVETLQLKLASDKDASVGAALVSNPSLTSSVKIHLLESGENSIRQAFARRPELAEGEQLLLLKNADIALKIILTLHPNLAKEVQARLAVDPEQSVRVNLATNPGLTKEIQELLLEGGDYGVRHALLKNPRLLLDKSKIKKESIFGFIIEHNNAVLGSPVGRGGGFPRK encoded by the coding sequence ATGAATTTCGAAGTAAAGCTGGAAGAGCATTTCCTGGCTGGCGCTCCCGCCATCTATATCCAGTCCGCCGAAGAGGCACGTGTCGATCGACTGCTGATTCGACTTCAGGGTGAGCTCGGGCTGAAGCGTATCCACGAGTGGAACCTTGGGCATGGCTGGGTTGATTTCGACAACAAGCGGCCATTGGCTAACCCTGAGTCCGGTAAAACCGAGCTGGAGCATGCACTGCTGGCGCTGCTGGATGCGGACCTTGAGCAGTCGCTGATTGTGATCAAAGGTGCCCGGCTTGCCTTGGAGCACAACACGCTCGCGATTGCCCGCCTCAAGCAGTTGCTGAACTTGATCGAGCGTCATCACGCCGGCGAATGCTCAGTCATCCTGGTATCGGAGGCGGTCTGTATCCCCGCCTCGATTGAAGCCCAAGTTACCCTGCTATCCCTACCTCTGCCGAATCGCGAGGAGATAAAGGTCTTGCTGGCTCAGGCCGAAGCCTGCGGGCAATTGGCCGTTCCGAACACTTTGAATGATTTGGCGGTTTCTGGACTGAGTGGGCTGACCGCCAGCGAAATCGGTCAGTTGCTAAGGATGATGGGGCGGCAGACTGCGACGCTAGATGAGAATATGTTGAAGACGATCCTTCACGAGAAGGAACAAATCATCGCCAAGAGCGGTGTACTAGAGATGGTCCCCAGCGTCGTTGAATTGGGCGACATCGGCGGCCTGGAGAATCTGAAACACTGGCTGGAGCAGCGCGCCACTATTATCCGTCGGCTGGACGAGGCCACTCAGCGGGGAGTCAAGGCTCCTAAGGGAGTGCTGATCGCCGGCATGCCCGGTTGCGGTAAATCGCTGACGGCCAAGGTTGCCGCTAGTCTGTTCCAGTTGCCCCTGCTGCGTCTGGATATTGGCTCGTTGCTTGGCAAGTATGTCGGCGAAAGCGAGCACAACATGCGCCGCGCGCTGAGCATGGCCGAGACCGTTAGCCCCTGCATTCTCTGGGTAGATGAGCTGGAAAAGGCCTTTGTGGGTATGGGCGGCGGTAATGCTTCGGAAGTGACTGCGCGCTTGCTGGGCTACTTCCTGACCTGGATGCAGGAAAAGACCGGAGCTGTTTTCGTCATCGCCACCGCCAACGACATCAGCGCTCTGCCACCGGAACTGCTGCGCAAAGGGCGTTTCGACGAGATCTTTTATGTAGGCTTTCCCAATGCAGTGGAACGGGAAAGTATCCTGAAAATTCACTTGGGCAAGTCGCGCCAGGCGGTTAAGGGCTTGAAGATGGGCGAGCTCGTAAAGCTATGCCGCGATTACTGTGGTGCAGACATCGAGAATGCGGTCAACGAAGCCTTGGCCAATGCCTTTATCGGCGACAGCGCGTTGACTCAGGAACTGCTGGAAGACGCGATCCAGTCCACCATTCCTCTGCGCGAAACCCTGCGTGATCAGGTCGGTAAGTACGAAGAGTTGTTCGAGAAGCTCAAGTTACGCCCGGCCTCCGAGTATCAGGGGCTGAGTGTGGCGCAGATGATCAAGATGGCTGCCGACCCTAACCAGGTGAAACGTGAGGAGGTTGCGAGCAACCCTGATTGTCCGGACGATCAGCTAGAGAAGCTGGCCATGGATCCGCAGCGCAGAGTGATCAAGGCCGTTTACGAAAACGTGCGCTGTCCGGAACGCCTACTGTCGATCCGCATCAATATTCCCGAGAACAGCCCGCAGTACGACCTTGAATTGCTTGAGCTGGCCTGCCTGAATAGCAATGCGCCGGAAGATTTGCTGATTCGTCAGATTAATGACGGCACCCTTGCCAAAGATCTGCGTACCAAGCTGGCAAGTCGGGCGGAAGGAATGGCGTTGCAGCAGACGCTGGTAGCGGATAGTGAGGTCGTCGTCCGTCGAACCCTGTCCACCAAAAAGGATTTGAGTGAAGTACTTCAAACGACACTTGCTAACGACAAGGATGTGGTTGTGCGCCAGAACTTGGCAAGAAATAGAAAAATATCGGGATGCGTTGCTGAGCAGCTTGTTGAGGATAAATACGCCGAAGTAAGAGCTGCACTGGCCTGCAACCCGATATTGGTTGAAACACTGCAGCTCAAACTGGCTTCAGATAAAGATGCTTCGGTTGGCGCTGCTCTGGTTTCGAATCCATCGCTTACAAGCAGTGTAAAAATTCACCTGCTCGAAAGTGGTGAAAACAGCATCAGGCAAGCATTCGCCAGGCGTCCAGAGTTGGCAGAGGGCGAGCAGTTACTGCTACTAAAAAATGCGGATATCGCGTTGAAAATAATCCTCACCTTACATCCAAATCTTGCGAAGGAAGTGCAAGCAAGGCTCGCGGTTGATCCGGAGCAAAGTGTAAGGGTGAATCTGGCTACTAATCCTGGTTTGACAAAAGAAATCCAGGAACTGTTGCTGGAGGGTGGTGATTACGGAGTTAGGCATGCCTTGCTAAAAAACCCTAGATTGCTCTTGGATAAAAGCAAAATAAAAAAAGAATCTATTTTTGGTTTTATTATCGAGCACAACAACGCAGTTCTTGGATCTCCGGTTGGCAGGGGGGGTGGATTTCCACGAAAATAA
- a CDS encoding DUF1269 domain-containing protein, with protein MSQSNGFSTPNASGHLLHGEGEHERQADLLSQVAFADAGSAPKAAEVIWSFIRSYDQHRKEMPLDQWLTQEFNKYPHLWENNAEVEGVARTLIDSITRTNQHKESLQQHLDKGKSTANWLAKELEQDAQVNPDLNLGEYAEQVQDMLASANVSLVQTLTPDIRDTTVSTSVAIGGTTVATEKQPTIWDENSRLAIAKDINNQALLNAALNASYHGARILGQRTWNWMSGHENAPASVALQEFFDSSLKSTQHIGAQIAVSGGVVVAAKSGWLSFFRDMPAEMIATTTYTGLERAKALYKLGQGDILADTAINAIEQTTMVAARSLAQAVEQKGTQLGTQWGAALGSVFGPGGTAFGGFVGGIAGRLAGKAVGTLIEKGGRKIVEVASKVVRKVTETIKEVSSAVVGALKSAVSSIFG; from the coding sequence ATGAGCCAATCAAACGGATTTTCTACACCGAACGCCTCCGGGCACCTACTTCATGGCGAAGGCGAGCACGAGCGCCAAGCAGATCTGCTTAGTCAAGTCGCATTCGCTGACGCGGGCAGTGCGCCCAAGGCTGCCGAGGTCATCTGGAGCTTTATTCGCTCCTACGACCAGCATCGTAAGGAGATGCCACTGGATCAGTGGCTCACGCAGGAATTCAACAAGTATCCACATCTGTGGGAAAACAATGCCGAAGTCGAAGGTGTCGCGCGCACGCTGATCGACTCGATCACGCGTACCAACCAGCATAAAGAGTCGTTGCAGCAGCATCTCGACAAGGGCAAAAGCACGGCTAACTGGCTAGCCAAGGAGCTGGAGCAGGATGCTCAGGTCAATCCCGATCTGAATCTGGGCGAGTACGCCGAACAAGTGCAGGACATGCTGGCGTCGGCCAACGTATCGCTGGTGCAGACGCTCACGCCGGATATTCGTGACACCACTGTATCTACTAGTGTTGCCATTGGCGGTACGACAGTCGCTACGGAAAAACAGCCAACGATCTGGGACGAAAACTCCCGCTTGGCCATTGCCAAGGACATCAACAACCAGGCATTGCTCAATGCGGCTCTGAATGCCTCCTACCACGGCGCTCGCATTCTCGGGCAGCGCACTTGGAACTGGATGAGTGGTCATGAAAATGCACCGGCCAGCGTGGCCCTGCAGGAGTTTTTCGACAGCTCGCTGAAGTCGACCCAGCATATCGGTGCGCAGATTGCCGTTTCCGGCGGCGTGGTGGTTGCCGCTAAAAGTGGTTGGCTGAGCTTTTTCCGCGATATGCCTGCCGAGATGATAGCAACCACGACCTATACCGGTCTTGAGCGTGCTAAAGCGCTGTATAAGCTGGGGCAGGGCGACATCCTCGCCGATACCGCAATCAATGCCATCGAGCAGACAACTATGGTAGCCGCTCGTTCGCTGGCGCAAGCCGTTGAACAGAAAGGTACCCAGCTAGGCACCCAATGGGGAGCTGCGTTAGGTTCCGTTTTTGGTCCTGGAGGCACGGCTTTTGGCGGTTTTGTTGGCGGTATTGCCGGTCGCCTAGCAGGAAAGGCGGTGGGCACACTTATTGAAAAGGGTGGCAGAAAGATTGTCGAGGTTGCCAGCAAGGTGGTTCGGAAAGTGACGGAAACCATTAAAGAGGTTAGCTCGGCTGTAGTCGGTGCTTTAAAAAGCGCGGTTAGCTCGATTTTTGGCTGA
- a CDS encoding condensin complex protein MksE, with protein sequence MRQQLSQAIYKELMSGKVINKDTYDSGEIKPNPLFEEVLNNYDQGYKPLYLNIGFELVMRNCFIYIRSVERDEEYSEVVRKIQVLLLILARGLHELGYQLDILRDGEAGVSDVVMAEVGKGEDKQDVMSASNMKGEALASAVRKNLEQRGIAYRNAKGNLVLTHAGLAFFDDVFKYSNSEPGVVLVA encoded by the coding sequence GTGAGACAACAGCTTAGCCAGGCCATCTACAAAGAGTTGATGTCGGGGAAGGTGATCAACAAAGACACTTACGATAGTGGTGAAATAAAACCCAACCCGCTCTTCGAAGAGGTCCTCAATAACTACGACCAAGGCTACAAGCCCTTGTACCTGAACATCGGCTTTGAGTTGGTTATGCGCAATTGCTTTATCTACATTCGCTCAGTCGAACGCGATGAGGAGTACAGCGAGGTGGTCAGGAAAATCCAGGTTCTACTGCTGATCCTGGCTCGTGGACTGCACGAACTGGGCTACCAGCTTGATATTCTGCGGGACGGTGAAGCAGGTGTGTCAGATGTGGTTATGGCGGAGGTCGGGAAGGGAGAAGACAAACAGGACGTCATGTCGGCCAGCAACATGAAAGGTGAGGCTCTGGCATCGGCAGTTAGGAAAAATCTCGAGCAGCGTGGGATTGCCTACAGGAATGCAAAAGGTAATCTGGTACTGACGCATGCTGGATTAGCGTTCTTTGACGACGTGTTCAAATACAGTAATTCAGAGCCTGGGGTAGTGTTGGTGGCTTGA